In the Acidobacteriota bacterium genome, one interval contains:
- a CDS encoding glycosyltransferase family 2 protein, whose amino-acid sequence MPEVVPATPIRHTGSCPLVSVIVVNWNGAPYLEACLESVAKQTYPQIELLVVDNGSTDGSPDTIRRWSAQPNVRIFLLDANTGFTGGNNLAFRHARGEWLALLNNDAVAEPDWLARLVARGNPAARIGMLGGKILLTGTPGVIDKAGHLIWPDGQNRGRGTGEADRGQYDQEEEILWPDGCAALYHRELITQTGGFDDAFFAYGDDADLGLRARLLGWRAWYVPQAVVHHHHSASAGAFSPNKILLVERNRLLLALKNFPPGLLVQNPYWTLRRYLWLAWGAVSRTGTSGRFVREHSRFRLLAVLVRAYAEAFRLMPHVLRERRRIQRNRRLTAPEVAALLRRFRIDVRELTLKGAHR is encoded by the coding sequence ATGCCTGAGGTGGTCCCAGCCACACCCATACGCCACACCGGTTCGTGCCCCCTCGTCAGCGTGATCGTGGTCAACTGGAACGGTGCACCCTACCTGGAAGCCTGTCTGGAGTCCGTCGCAAAACAGACTTACCCCCAGATCGAACTCCTTGTGGTGGACAATGGCTCCACCGACGGCTCCCCCGACACGATCCGCCGCTGGAGTGCCCAACCCAATGTGCGGATTTTTCTGCTGGACGCCAACACCGGTTTCACCGGCGGCAACAATCTGGCTTTCCGCCATGCCCGCGGAGAATGGCTGGCCCTGCTCAACAACGATGCTGTGGCCGAACCCGACTGGCTGGCCCGCCTGGTGGCACGTGGCAATCCGGCGGCCCGCATCGGCATGCTCGGCGGCAAGATTCTGCTCACCGGCACACCCGGCGTCATCGACAAGGCTGGCCACCTGATCTGGCCCGATGGCCAGAACCGCGGCCGAGGCACGGGTGAAGCCGACCGCGGCCAGTATGACCAAGAGGAGGAGATACTCTGGCCCGACGGCTGCGCCGCCCTCTACCACCGCGAGCTGATCACCCAGACCGGCGGATTTGACGACGCGTTCTTCGCTTACGGAGACGACGCCGACTTGGGTTTGCGGGCGCGGCTGCTGGGCTGGCGGGCCTGGTATGTGCCGCAGGCGGTGGTGCACCATCACCACAGCGCCAGCGCCGGTGCATTCTCGCCGAACAAAATCCTGCTGGTGGAACGCAACCGACTGCTTCTGGCACTAAAGAATTTCCCCCCCGGTTTGTTGGTTCAGAACCCCTACTGGACCCTGCGGCGGTACCTGTGGCTGGCATGGGGGGCGGTCAGCCGGACGGGCACTTCCGGCCGTTTTGTCCGCGAACACAGTCGGTTCCGCCTGCTCGCCGTCCTGGTCCGAGCCTACGCTGAAGCGTTTCGACTGATGCCGCACGTGCTGCGCGAACGGCGGCGCATCCAGCGGAACCGACGCCTCACCGCCCCGGAAGTAGCCGCGTTGCTACGGCGTTTTCGAATCGACGTGCGCGAACTGACGCTCAAGGGAGCGCATCGGTGA
- a CDS encoding ankyrin repeat domain-containing protein, producing MRRAIILGTLILCCGLLTVTAGSNDDLIAAAKAGNLEQVKALVARGASIDAGDENGRTALQFAAGGGKLEVVRFLLAKGANAASADKNGNSALMKAAYGGHLEIVKLLLDKGIDINQPFGVSKATALYVAAQQGHAEVVAELLKRGAKTEIRTRFNSTPLFIASEAGHAKVVQLLLVHKAAINVQCFEYRTPLITAAANDRTEVVKLLIQAGADVNLRDDKGHAALYYAFRQEIKDALKAAGGKE from the coding sequence ATGCGTCGTGCCATCATTCTGGGTACGCTCATCTTGTGCTGCGGCCTGCTCACCGTAACGGCCGGCAGCAACGATGACTTGATCGCCGCCGCCAAGGCCGGCAACCTGGAGCAGGTCAAGGCCCTGGTCGCCAGGGGCGCGAGCATCGATGCCGGCGACGAGAACGGTCGGACCGCTTTGCAGTTCGCCGCGGGCGGCGGCAAGCTTGAGGTCGTCCGCTTCCTGCTGGCCAAGGGCGCCAACGCCGCCTCCGCCGACAAGAACGGCAACTCGGCCCTGATGAAGGCCGCTTATGGCGGACACCTCGAGATCGTCAAACTCTTGTTGGATAAAGGTATTGATATCAATCAGCCGTTTGGTGTCTCTAAAGCCACCGCGCTGTACGTCGCCGCCCAGCAAGGTCACGCCGAGGTCGTCGCGGAACTCCTCAAGCGGGGCGCCAAGACCGAAATCCGCACCCGGTTCAACAGCACGCCGCTTTTCATCGCCTCGGAGGCTGGGCACGCCAAAGTCGTGCAGCTGCTGTTGGTTCACAAGGCCGCCATCAATGTCCAGTGTTTCGAATACCGCACGCCCCTGATCACCGCGGCAGCCAATGACAGGACTGAAGTGGTTAAGCTCCTGATCCAGGCGGGTGCCGACGTCAACCTTAGGGATGACAAAGGGCACGCCGCCCTCTACTACGCATTCCGCCAGGAAATCAAGGACGCACTCAAAGCCGCCGGCGGCAAGGAATAA